Part of the Halobaculum halobium genome, AGGCACAGATCCTGGAGGCCGCGGGCGCCGACATGGTCGACGAGTCCGAGGTGCTCACGACCGCCGACGAGCGCTACCACATCGACAAGCGCGAATTCACCGCGCCGTTCGTTTGCGGCGCGCGCAACCTGGAGGAGGCGCTGCGTCGCATCGACGAGGGCGCCGCGATGATCCGGACGAAGGGCGAAGCCGGCACCGGCGACGTGAACCAGGCGGTCACCCACCAGCGCAACATCCAGCGCGCCGTCCGCCAGCTCTCCGGGATGGCCCGCGAGGAGCGCGACGAGTGGGCTCGCGAGCACGGCGCGCCCCGCGAACTCGTCCACGAGACCGCCGAGATGGGTCGCCTGCCGGTCGTCAACTTCGCTGCCGGCGGCATCGCGACGCCCGCCGACGCCGCGCTCATGATGCAACACGGCTGCGACGGCATCTTCGTCGGCTCGGGTATCTTCGGCGCCGAGAACCCGCCCGCAATGGGCGAGGCGATCGTCAAGGCGGTCAACAACTACGACGACCCGGAGACGCTCACGGAGATCGCCAAGTCCCCCGGTAAGGGGATGTCCGGCCAAGCGAACGAGCAGATGGACGAGGAGGAGAAGCTGCAGGGCCGCGGCGTCTAACGACGAGAGACACGCGTTGGGTGTTCGCCCGCACGAGCGTTTTTATTCGATACCGGGGCCACAGCTGTGCGACTGTCGTGATCTGACTCCGGCCGCGGGGCGCACGCGGGTGTGCGACACGCCGTTCCGCGGGCAGCCCGCCGTGTCGCCTGTTCGCCACCACACCGGCGACGAGCCCGCCGTGCGGCCGCCCGGTCGCCGCGGGCTTGATGCCTTCGGAACTCGTAGCGACAGCCGTGAGCCACGACGGAGCCTCGGACGCGCCGCCGGACGCAGACCCGTTGGCAGACGTGGACCCGCACCGTCATCCGGTGATCCTGTTCGACGGGGTCTGCAATCTCTGTCACGGGACGATCAGATTTCTCGTCCGCCACGACGACGAGGGCGTGTTCCGGTTCGCGCCGCTGGACTCGCCGGTCGGGCAGGCGCTGTTGCGCGAGCACGGACTCCCGACCGAGGACCACAACTCCTTCGTGCTCGTCGAGGGCGACGAGACCTCTCAGAAGTCGACGGCAGCGCTACGGGTCGCCCGTCGGCTGGGGGCACCGTGGCGGTTCGCGTGGGCACTGCGCCGACTCCCGCTCGGCATCCGTGACGCCGCCTACGACGTGGTCGCCGAGTACCGGTATGAGGTGTTCGGGAAGAAAGACGCCTGCGAGGTGCCGGAGCCGGAGGTCAGGGAGCGCTTCGCCGAGCGGGCGCTGGAGTGACCGGCACGCCGGTCGGCCGCGGTTCCCAGTCGAGCTACAGCACCGTCGCGCCGTCGCCGACGGCGGTCTGGTACGCGCGCGCACCGACGCCAGCGTCGGCAAACCCTCGACCATCGCCGAGGCGACCGCGCGCTTGCGACCCGGTTCACACACCGCGAGCACGCTCGGGCCGGCGCCGCTGACGGTGACGCCGGTCGCCCCGGCCGCCAGTGCGGCCTCGCGGACCCCCTCGTAGCCAGTGATCAGTTTCGCGCGCGCCGGAGTGACGACGGGGTCGTCGAGTCCGCGGCCGACCAGTTCCGGGTCCGAGCGACACATCCCGGCCGTGAGCGTCGCGGCGTTGCCGACCGTCTCAACGTGGTCGGTCATCGACACGGAGTCCGGCACGACTCCGCGGGCGTCGCGCGTGGAGACGACGACCTCCGGGAGGCACGCGACCAGCGCCAGGTCGGCGTCGACGCTCGTCGCGCCGTCGTCGCTGCGGACGATCGTGAAACCGCCCAACAGCGCGGGTGCGACGTTGTCTGCGTGGGCCTCCCCGGAGACGACCGCCTCCCCCTCGGCTGCGACGGGAACGAGGTCGTGTCGGCTGTAGCCCCTGTCGTACAGTTCATTCAGTGCGACCGCGGCGGCGGCGGCGGACGCGGCCGAGGAGCCGAGTCCCGAGGACGGACGGACGCCCTTGTCGATGTGAATGTGTGCCGGAGCGTCGAGCGCCTCCGCGACGGCGCCGACGACGTTCTTCTCGGGGTCGGTCGGGATGAAGTCGGCGCCCGCGCCGCGCACTCGGATGGTCGTCTCGGCGGCGCGCTCGACCGAGACGGTGTCTGCAGGGTGTGACAGCGCGACGCCGAAGGTGTCGAAGCCGCTGCCGAGGTTCGCGCTGGTCGCCGGCGCGCGGGCGGTTACCATGCCGCCTCGGTCCGCCGCGGCGGCCAAAAGGATGACGTTCGGCTCGAACCGCCTGCCGCTCCTGTTCGGTGTTCGGGAGTCGTCGGGCGCGAGTCGGGAGTCGACGCGAGGCTATCGCCGCGAGACGACGAACACGAGCGGGCCGATGACGACGAGCACGATGCCGAGGAAGAGATAGTGGACCGGCACGAGCGACTGCGGCGTCAGCAGGAACACGACGCCGAACAGCATCGTGTTGAGCGCCATGGCTTTCCGCGAGACCGGTAGCGTTGCGAGCGTCGTCAGCACGAACCCGAGCAGCAGCGCCTGTCCGACGTTGTACGGGAGCAGGAAGCTGTCGACGATCTGGAGCGGGATCATCTCTTGTCTTCAGTTCCCCCCGGGCGCCGCATTAACGTTCCGTTCTCGCTCGTTTGCGCCCGGCCCCCGCGATGCCAGACCACCGTTGAGCGGACCGTCCGCACGGCGGGTACATCGATCGAATCGCCTCCCGCAAGACGTGGCTCTGGATCGCTCCGCCGCCCGACTCGTTCGCCGTCTCGCTCAATTCGCGCGGTCGTTCGGCGTGCCGGGGTCAGCAGCGACACCGTTCTCGCCGTCGTTCGGGTCGCTCTCGGTCGGCTCATCGAGCGACGATCCGGACGGCGAGATCTCGCGATCGGTACCCGGGCCGGTGATGTCCAGCGGTCGGATCCACCCGTACCAGACGGCGAAGACGGTGAGGCCGTACCCGAGAATGAACACCACGCGACCGAGTTCGTTGAAGCCGAGGAGGCCCAGCTGACGGCGGACGATCCCCGTTCCCGCAATACCGACGACCAGCACCACCGCGAGCAGGAGTCGATCGCGAGTGATCCGGTCGCGAAGCCGCGTGTCGTCGCCCATACCCACGCCAGGGTCCCCACCACCGAGAACCCCGCGATCCGAACCGGAACCGGTGACCAAGAGCGCGGGCCTGAGCATCAGAGCGCGAGCTAGAGCATCGCACCGGGGAGAGACCACCGGTCGTGTGAGTCGGTCTCGCGGCAGCGCAAACACTATTCGCGGAGCGGGACCCGTCCTCTCATGGACTACCGCGCGATCCCCGACGAGCACGAGACCGCATTCGACGACGTCCTCGTGTACGCCTTCTCCCCGGAACGAGGTCCCGATTACGAGCCGGAGGGCCCAGATCGGCCGGCGTCGTTCCAGCCCAGAGGCCTCTACGAGGACGACGGCGGGGATCGAGACGACCCTGCAACCGAGACGCTCGCCGCTGTTTGCGGCTACTACGACTTCTCTGCGCGGATCCGCGGGGGCATTCGAGACGTGGCCGGCGTCTCGGCGGTCGCGTCGCCCCCGGAGATGCGCCGTCGCGGACTCGTCCGCGATCTCCTCGGACACGTCCACCGCGAACTCCGTGACGCCGATGTCGCCTTCGCCGCGCTGTGGCCGTTCGAATACTCTTTCTACCGCCGACTCGGCTACGAGCGGATCGGCGAGTACGCACGGATCGAGGTCGCTCCGGAGGCGCAGCGAGCGCGTGTCCGGACCCGGCGGGGGCGTTTGAACGGCTCGACGCCGACGCGTGGCCGCGGCTGGACGCAGTGTACGACGAGTGGGCGGGCGACGAGTTCCGGCTGGACCGCGGCGAGGGCTGGTGGCGCCATCGAGTATTCGAGTCGTGGGAGACCGACCCGTACGTGTACGGGTGGACCGACGGTGACCGGGGCGACTCACTCCGCGGCTATCTCGTCTACACGATTCGGGACGAGGATGGCTCCGACGGACGAGCGTTGACGGTGAACGAGTTCGCGGCCAGAGACCGGGAGGCTCGCCGACAGCTCCTGCGATTCTGTCGCGATCACGACTCGCAGGTTGAGCGCGTCCGGTTCACCGGGCCGGCCGACACCCGCCTGTTTGACGACCTCGACGACCCGCAGGCCGCGGAGACGGAGATCCGTCCCGGACCGATGGCGCGCGTCGTCGACGTCGAATCTGCGCTGGCGGCGATCGAGTATCCCGCGGACCTCGAGACGACGCTCGTGTTCGACGTGCGCGACGACTCCTGCGAGTGGAACGACGACCGCTTCCGGCTGCGCGTTGCCGACGGTCGCGGCACCGTCGACCGGGTCGCGGACGCGGATGCGGAGGTGGTGCTCGACATCGGCGCGCTCGCTCGATTGGTCGTCGGCTCACACTCGGCGAATCGGCTGGTCGAACTCGGCGCCGTCGATACCGAAGGTGAGGCGACGCAGCCGGCGCTCGCAGCCGCGTTCCCGCCGACAAACCCGTTCCTCCGCGAGGGGTTCTGATCGCGCGAACGCGGCGCGTGACGTGGCAGTCGCAGTCCTGACAACCGCGATCTGCGGATTTGCCAGATCCGAACGCGCGGTTCACGAAAGCCACCTCCCGCCTCTGGCACCGCTGTACGGGGTGGACCCGCGTGTGGTGTGAGTGTGAGTCGAGGTAAACCTACCCTTACCCGTAGTATTGGTAGAACGCGGAAATTGGGTGGCTGGGGAGCCAGTGGCCCAATTCTCACCGGCCAAGGGCCGGTGATACCTTGGATGGGCCAACGCGGATTTGAACCGCGGACCTCCCGGTTATCAGCCGAGCGCTCAACCTGACTGAGCTATTGGCCCAGGTGAGCGCATCTCCGAGTAGTGGGAGGGATTGGTTAAGCGTTTCCGTTCGGCGTCGCCGCCACGTCATGCGGTTGCACGCCGCCCCGGTCGGGTGGATCTCGGTCACCTCACCCGCGATCGGAGACGGCGTCTGAGGCGACCGGGTGCGCCTCACTACCGCCGTTCATCGTCATCGTCGACCTCCTCGAAGTCGACGTCGACGACGTCCTCGTCGCCGGCGGCGCTGGCGTCACGGCCATCCGTCTCCGTGGGGCCGAATCCCACGCTTCCGGCCGTCCCGTTCCCGTCGCTGCCGGCCGTTCCCTCGGGGTTCGGGAAGCCCTCGGTCCAGACCGCGCCCGTCGCGAAGCCGTCCATCCGCGCGTCGACGTACGGGACGACGACGTAGCGCCGCAACAGCTCGCGGATCGGGTACCTCGTTGGCGGGATCGCGAGCAGGAACCCGATCGTGTCGGTCACCAGACCGGGCGTGAGGAGGAACGCGCCGGCGGCGATCAACAGGCCGCCGTCGAGCACCTCGCCCGTGGGCGCCTCGCCCGTCGCGAGCTTCCGCTGGATGGCCCGGAGGGTGTGGCGCCCCTCCGCGCGTACGAGGAGCATCCCGAGCAGTCCGGTGAGGACGACCAGCGCGACCGTCTGCACCGCGGTGAGGAGATTCGTCGCCACCCACAGCAGGAACGCGGCGTCCGCCAGCGGGATCGCGAGCAGGGCCACGAGCAGGTAGCGAACCCGAATGCGCATACCCGGGCTACCCGAGCGCGCAGTATAGCCCTTTTGGAGGTCGACTCGCTGCTCGCACGCTCGGCCGATCGCGCGACGACCTCGCCAGCGGCTCTACCGGGCGAAGCGACCGAACGGACGAGCGCCGCAACTGCCAGTTGCCCCTCGCGTCCGCGAACGCCGACTTTACCCTCGGGCGCCCCCGAGCGCGACTATGACCGAGGACACGCGAGTTCTGTGGCGTGAGTGGGGGGATGACGCGTTCGCCGAGGCCGAACAGACGGACCGCCCGGTGTTGCTGTTCCTCACGGCCACGTGGTGCGACGACTGCCACGAGATGCTCGTCGAGACGTTCGGCGAGCCGCGAATCGCGGCCAACGTCAACGACGGATTCGTCCCGGTGAAGGTGGACGTAGACCGCGAGCCGCGCGTCCGGGAGCGGTACAACATGGGGGGGTTCCCATCGACCGTGTTCACGACGCCGTCGGGCGAACTGCTCACCGGAGCGACGTATCTCGGACCGGAGGGCTTCCGCTCGGTGCTCACCCGCGTGCGAGAAACGTGGGACGAACGCGGTGAGGACGCGGGACGAATCCCGCGTGCGCTCGCCGGCAACGAGACGCCGAGCGGGCCGGTGACGACCGCCATCGAGGAGCACCTCGCGGGGCAACTCGACGCCCAGTGGGACCCGGACTTCGCCGGGTGGGGCGACGACGCGAAGTTCCCCATGCCGCGGACGGTCGAGTTCGCGCTCAAGCGCGACCGGTACAAGGCGACTCAGACCCTCGATGCGATCGACCGCAACCTCCTCGACGAGGACGGCGGCGTCTTCCGGTACGCGGGCGCGCGAGACTGGTCCGACCCCGCCCGCGAGAAGCTGCTCGCCGACGACGCCGGCGTCCTGCGCGCGTTCGCCAACGCCTACCTCTACACCGGCGACGAGGCGTACCGCGAGGCGGCCGACTCGATCCGCGCGTTCCTCGACGCCGACCTCTGGTCGGGGTTCGCCTACGGCGCCAGCGTCGGCCCCGACGGCGAGCGGACCGACCTCACGGCCTACGCCGGCGGCAACGCCCTCGCCGCCGATGCACTGCTCACCCTCGCGGCCTACACGGATGACGAGCGCGCGAAAGCGTCCGCCGAGCGCGCGCTTTCGTACCTCCGAGAGACGCTCGTCGCTGACGACGGCACCGTCCGCCACGTCGACGACGATGGCGCCGAGATCGATCTGCTCGAGGACGTGGGGCGCGTCGCGGCGGCCTTCTGCACAGCCGAGTCCGTCCTGGGCGACGGGCTCGACCTCGCCCGCGCAGTCACCGACCGCGGGCTCGACGTCCTCGGCGACGAGCCGGCGTTCCGCGACGGTCCCGCGACCGGTCTCGGGCTGGTCGACAGGCCGCTCCGACCGATCGACAGCGTGGTCGAGTTCGCGGACGCGCTGGTCGACCTGGCCGCGCTCACCGGCGAGGACGCTTACCGCGAGCGCGCCGAGGCCGCGGTCGGCGCCTTCGCCGGCGCGACCGAGCGCATGGGCGCGCAGGTGGCCGGCTACGGCTCGGTGGCCGCCCGACTCACACACGAACCGCTCGTGGTCGACGTCGGCGTCCCTGCCGGCTCGGATCTCCACCGCGCAGCGTTGCGTGTCGCCGACCACGAGAAGGTCGTCGTCCCCGACAGCGACCGCGCGCCCGAGGGTGCCGCCGTCCTCCGCGGCCGCGACGCCGGGCCCGCCGAGTCGCCGGACGCGTTGATGCGCCGCGTCGCCGACGCCGCCGAGTAAGCGACGACGTGCCGCTTCGCTCCGCGCGCCGGAGGGTAAACTCGGAGTGTGTTTTTTGAGTGTCCATGTCCTGGGTGTGGTATGGCCGACCTTCGCGACCTCGGGCTCTCGGAGTACGAATCTCGTGCGTATCGCGCGCTCCTCGACGTCGGACCCGCAACCGCAAAGGAGTTGTCAGAGGCGAGCGGCGTCCCGATGGGCCGGGTGTACGACGTGCTCAACAGCCTCGAACGCCACCGGCTCGCCCGCAGTCAGGCCGCGAGCAGACCGAAGAAGTACCTCGCAGTCGAGCCGGACGCCGCCCTCGACCGGCTGCTGGAGGAGAAGCAGCGCGAACTCGACGAGCAGGCCGAGCAGTACGAGGCCGTCGTCGACGAGCTCTCGTTGGAGTTGGAGGCCGGCGACCCGCCGGACGAGCAGTTCTGGACGGCTGCACTCGGCCCGGAGGAGACGGCTGATCTGTTGCTCGAACGGCTGTCTGCGGCCGACGATCGAGTCGTGATGATCGCAGCCGCGCCCGCCTCCGGACTCGACATCGGTGCCGTC contains:
- the pdxS gene encoding pyridoxal 5'-phosphate synthase lyase subunit PdxS; this encodes MTEETDLEELKRGTDLVKRGFARMQKGGVIMDVVNREQARIAEDAGAVAVMHLESVPADIRKRGGVARMADPGKLEEVIEEVSIPVMGKARIGHTAEAQILEAAGADMVDESEVLTTADERYHIDKREFTAPFVCGARNLEEALRRIDEGAAMIRTKGEAGTGDVNQAVTHQRNIQRAVRQLSGMAREERDEWAREHGAPRELVHETAEMGRLPVVNFAAGGIATPADAALMMQHGCDGIFVGSGIFGAENPPAMGEAIVKAVNNYDDPETLTEIAKSPGKGMSGQANEQMDEEEKLQGRGV
- a CDS encoding thiol-disulfide oxidoreductase DCC family protein — protein: MSHDGASDAPPDADPLADVDPHRHPVILFDGVCNLCHGTIRFLVRHDDEGVFRFAPLDSPVGQALLREHGLPTEDHNSFVLVEGDETSQKSTAALRVARRLGAPWRFAWALRRLPLGIRDAAYDVVAEYRYEVFGKKDACEVPEPEVRERFAERALE
- a CDS encoding GNAT family N-acetyltransferase, which gives rise to MYDEWAGDEFRLDRGEGWWRHRVFESWETDPYVYGWTDGDRGDSLRGYLVYTIRDEDGSDGRALTVNEFAARDREARRQLLRFCRDHDSQVERVRFTGPADTRLFDDLDDPQAAETEIRPGPMARVVDVESALAAIEYPADLETTLVFDVRDDSCEWNDDRFRLRVADGRGTVDRVADADAEVVLDIGALARLVVGSHSANRLVELGAVDTEGEATQPALAAAFPPTNPFLREGF
- a CDS encoding FxsA family protein, whose amino-acid sequence is MRVRYLLVALLAIPLADAAFLLWVATNLLTAVQTVALVVLTGLLGMLLVRAEGRHTLRAIQRKLATGEAPTGEVLDGGLLIAAGAFLLTPGLVTDTIGFLLAIPPTRYPIRELLRRYVVVPYVDARMDGFATGAVWTEGFPNPEGTAGSDGNGTAGSVGFGPTETDGRDASAAGDEDVVDVDFEEVDDDDERR
- a CDS encoding DUF255 domain-containing protein; this translates as MTEDTRVLWREWGDDAFAEAEQTDRPVLLFLTATWCDDCHEMLVETFGEPRIAANVNDGFVPVKVDVDREPRVRERYNMGGFPSTVFTTPSGELLTGATYLGPEGFRSVLTRVRETWDERGEDAGRIPRALAGNETPSGPVTTAIEEHLAGQLDAQWDPDFAGWGDDAKFPMPRTVEFALKRDRYKATQTLDAIDRNLLDEDGGVFRYAGARDWSDPAREKLLADDAGVLRAFANAYLYTGDEAYREAADSIRAFLDADLWSGFAYGASVGPDGERTDLTAYAGGNALAADALLTLAAYTDDERAKASAERALSYLRETLVADDGTVRHVDDDGAEIDLLEDVGRVAAAFCTAESVLGDGLDLARAVTDRGLDVLGDEPAFRDGPATGLGLVDRPLRPIDSVVEFADALVDLAALTGEDAYRERAEAAVGAFAGATERMGAQVAGYGSVAARLTHEPLVVDVGVPAGSDLHRAALRVADHEKVVVPDSDRAPEGAAVLRGRDAGPAESPDALMRRVADAAE
- a CDS encoding TrmB family transcriptional regulator, producing MADLRDLGLSEYESRAYRALLDVGPATAKELSEASGVPMGRVYDVLNSLERHRLARSQAASRPKKYLAVEPDAALDRLLEEKQRELDEQAEQYEAVVDELSLELEAGDPPDEQFWTAALGPEETADLLLERLSAADDRVVMIAAAPASGLDIGAVGERITEELEAALERGVEVSLLLSEELPAQLPEGVGERYFDRMADHPNFTVRTAPGLRGTFTLVDDAEVCMEVPSPVDPDESFAMIDLKDPEFAGDVRRTFRERWEDASPLGL